A single Ziziphus jujuba cultivar Dongzao chromosome 11, ASM3175591v1 DNA region contains:
- the LOC107432991 gene encoding aquaporin PIP1-1, with protein MEGKEEDVRLGANKFSERQPIGTSAQTDKDYKEPPPAPLFEPGELQSWSFWRAGIAEFVATFLFLYITILTVMGVSRSPNKCASVGIQGIAWAFGGTIFALVYSTAGISGGHINPAVTFGLFLARKLSLTRAIFYIVMQCLGAICGAGVIKGFEKSRYQVLGGGANVVNHGYTKGDGLGAEIIGTFVLVYTVFSATDAKRNARDSHVPILAPLPIGFAVFLVHLATIPITGTGINPARSLGAAIIYNKDHAWDDHWVFWVGPFIGAALAALYHQIVIRAIPFKTRA; from the exons ATGGAGGGGAAAGAAGAGGATGTGAGGCTTGGAGCCAACAAGTTCTCAGAGAGACAACCCATAGGGACCTCAGCACAGACAGACAAGGACTACAAAGAGCCACCACCAGCACCATTGTTTGAGCCTGGGGAGTTGCAGTCATGGTCGTTCTGGAGAGCTGGGATTGCTGAGTTTGTTGCCACTTTCTTGTTCCTCTACATCACTATTTTGACTGTCATGGGAGTTTCCAGGTCCCCAAACAAGTGTGCCTCTGTGGGTATTCAGGGCATTGCTTGGGCCTTTGGTGGCACCATCTTTGCCCTTGTCTACTCAACTGCTGGTATTTCAG GTGGGCACATAAACCCAGCAGTGACATTTGGTCTATTCCTAGCAAGAAAGCTGTCCCTGACCAGAGCCATATTCTACATAGTGATGCAATGCCTTGGTGCAATTTGTGGTGCTGGTGTGATTAAGGGATTCGAGAAGTCCCGTTACCAAGTCCTTGGTGGTGGAGCCAATGTGGTGAACCATGGCTACACCAAGGGTGATGGTCTTGGTGCTGAGATTATTGGCACTTTTGTTCTTGTCTATACCGTTTTCTCTGCAACTGATGCCAAGAGAAACGCCAGAGACTCCCATGTCCCC ATCTTGGCACCGCTTCCGATCGGGTTTGCAGTGTTCTTGGTGCACTTGGCTACCATTCCCATTACTGGAACTGGCATCAATCCTGCCAGGAGCCTTGGTGCTGCCATCATTTACAACAAGGACCATGCTTGGGATGATCAT tGGGTCTTTTGGGTGGGACCATTCATTGGAGCTGCACTTGCTGCACTGTACCACCAGATAGTCATCAGGGCAATCCCATTCAAGACCAGGGCTTGA
- the LOC107432989 gene encoding signal peptide peptidase-like 4 has protein sequence MDLQRSVAVVVVLVLVLSTSLVSAGDIVHQDNIAPKRPGCENNFVLVKVPTWINGIEGSEYVGVGARFGPTLESKEKRANHTRVVLADPPDCCKTQRKLSGEVILVHRGTCSFTDKANFAEAANASAVLVINYHTELFKMVCENESDTNISIPTVMLPQDAGTNLENDLKNNLTVSVQLYSPLRPLVDIAEVFLWLMAVGTILCASYWSAWSAREAALEHDKLLNDDPDGTLHSEGVGSSGYVDINTTAAVLFVVIASCFLIMLYKLMSLWFLEVLVVLFCIGGVEGLQTCLVALLSCFRWFKHAGESYVKVPFFGAVSYLTLAVLPFCMVLAVVWAVYRRRISYAWIGQDILGIALILTVLQIVRIPNLKVGTVLLSCAFLYDIFWVFVSKWWFDESVMIVVARGDKSGEDGIPMLLKIPRMFDPWGGYSIIGFGDIILPGLVVAFSLRYDWLANKRLRDGYFVWAMTAYGLGLLITYVALNLMDGHGQPALLYIVPFTLGTFLTLGKKRGDLKILWTRGEPERSCPHVQLKPLEEKEQ, from the exons ATGGATTTACAGAGAAGTGTAGCTGTTgtagtggttttggttttggtgttGAGTACGAGTTTGGTTTCAGCTGGAGATATTGTTCACCAGGATAATATTGCTCCAAAGAGACCTGGCTGTGAAAACAACTTTGTTCTG gtgAAAGTTCCAACTTGGATTAATGGCATAGAAGGTAGTGAGTATGTTGGTGTTGGTGCTCGATTTGGACCTACCTTGGAATCAAAAGAAAAACGTGCCAACCATACTAGAGTTGTTCTAGCAGACCCTCCTGATTGTTGCAAAACACAAAGGAAG CTTTCAGGCGAGGTCATTTTGGTGCACCGAGGAACTTGCAGTTTCACAGACAAGGCAAATTTTGCTGAAGCTGCTAATGCTTCAGCTGTTCTCGTTATAAACTACCATACAG AACTTTTCAAGATGGTATGTGAGAATGAAAGTGATACAAATATAAGCATACCTACCGTTATGCTCCCTCAAGATGCTGGTACAAACTTGGAAAATGATCTAAAGAATAACTTGACAG TGTCGGTGCAGCTATACTCTCCACTGCGTCCGCTGGTTGACATTGCGGAAGTATTTTTATGGCTTATGGCTGTTGGTACCATCTTGTGTGCTTCTTATTGGTCTGCATGGAGTGCAAGAGAAGCAGCTCTTGAGCATGATAAGCTTTTAAAc GATGATCCGGATGGAACTTTGCATTCGGAAGGTGTAGGTTCTTCAGGTTATGTGGACATTAACACCACTGCAGCAGTTCTCTTTGTTGTGATTGCTTCGTGCTTCCTGATTATGCTTTACAAACTTATGTCATTATGGTTTTTGGAGGTTCTGGTGGTTCTCTTTTGCATTGGTGGAGTAGAG GGATTGCAAACTTGCTTGGTGGCTTTATTATCATG TTTCAGATGGTTTAAACATGCTGGAGAATCGTACGTAAAAGTTCCCTTCTTTGGAGCCGTTTCGTATCTGACACTAGCTGTTTTACCCTTCTGCATGGTGCTCGCTGTTGTTTGGGCAGTTTATCGACGACGCATTTCCTATGCTTGGATAGGTCAAGATATCCTA GGTATTGCCTTGATACTGACAGTTCTTCAGATTGTGCGCATACCAAATCTCAAG GTTGGAACAGTTCTTCTCAGTTGTGCCTTTTTGTATGACATCTTCTGGGTATTCGTTTCGAAATGGTGGTTTGATGAGAGTGTGATGATAGTG GTTGCTCGAGGCGATAAGAGTGGAGAGGATGGTATCCCCATGCTACTAAAAATCCCTCGGATGTTTGATCCTTGGGGTGGTTACAGCATCATTGGTTTTGGGGACATTATACTGCCAGGACTAGTGGTAGCATTTTCGCTAAG GTATGATTGGTTGGCAAATAAGAGGCTTAGAGATGGGTACTTTGTGTGGGCAATGACTGCTTACGGTTTAG GTCTCCTTATCACATATGTTGCTTTGAACTTGATGGATGGACATGGCCAACCGGCTCTGCTATACATAGTACCTTTCACACTTG GCACGTTTTTGACACTGGGAAAGAAGAGAGGTGATCTGAAGATTCTGTGGACAAGAGGAGAACCTGAGAGGTCATGTCCACACGTGCAACTAAAACCGTTGGAAGAAAAGGAGCAGTAA